The proteins below come from a single Mus musculus strain C57BL/6J chromosome 5, GRCm38.p6 C57BL/6J genomic window:
- the Speer4c gene encoding spermatogenesis associated glutamate (E)-rich protein 4c isoform X1 — MALFAQLCRLFQRANVDGRETREGRKDADLPSESNEGRRRWTWRMWMALRQTSSPVPVISKKQFEKEEKKLIKEIQLTTEETNELRDRLIYVTEGSMNKSNLHSRLLMEENLIKKKSMTLQQESKEVQADWAIIHQRLVELNLSGKDEQEENSNLETPEYQVSETARELGLATAEEDSILQNELPGQEAPAEHHLQHPQSSSDESSSI; from the exons ATGGCCTTGTTTGCCCAACTCTGCAGACTTTTTCAGAGAGCCAATGTGGAtgggagagagaccagagaggggaggaaggatgctGACCTTCCATCTGAGAGTAATGAAGGACGAAGGAGGTGGACTTGGCGAATGTGGA TGGCTCTCAGACAGACATCATCCCCTGTACCTGTCATAAGCAAGAAGCAgtttgagaaggaagagaaaaagctgATCAAAGAGATCCAGCTCACTACCGAGGAGACAAATGAGCTGAGAGATCGCCTGATCTACGTGACCGAGGGATCCATGAACAAGAG TAACCTGCACAGCCGGCTCCTGATGGAGGAGAATCTTATAAAGAAGAAGTCTATGACATTGCAGCAGGAGAGCAAGGAAGTACAGGCTGATTGGGCCATCATTCACCAACGTTTggtggaattgaacctgagtggTAAAGACGAACAGGAGGAGAACAGCAATCTTGAGACTCCAGAATATCAG GTCTCAGAAACTGCAAGAGAGCTGGGATTGGCCACAGCTGAAGAAGACAGCATCCTGCAGAATGAGTTGCCAGGCCAGGAGGCCCCTGCTGAGCaccatctccagcacccacaatcTTCCTCGGATGAATCTTCTTCCATATAA
- the Speer4c gene encoding spermatogenesis associated glutamate (E)-rich protein 4c → MALFAQLCRLFQRANVDGRETREGRKDADLPSESNEGRRRWTWRMWMALRQTSSPVPVISKKQFEKEEKKLIKEIQLTTEETNELRDRLIYVTEGSMNKRPYHRQNPLYEKLKLKEKEIMTFLHNLEMENMEAQENKQELKKETHFYRNLHSRLLMEENLIKKKSMTLQQESKEVQADWAIIHQRLVELNLSGKDEQEENSNLETPEYQVSETARELGLATAEEDSILQNELPGQEAPAEHHLQHPQSSSDESSSI, encoded by the exons ATGGCCTTGTTTGCCCAACTCTGCAGACTTTTTCAGAGAGCCAATGTGGAtgggagagagaccagagaggggaggaaggatgctGACCTTCCATCTGAGAGTAATGAAGGACGAAGGAGGTGGACTTGGCGAATGTGGA TGGCTCTCAGACAGACATCATCCCCTGTACCTGTCATAAGCAAGAAGCAgtttgagaaggaagagaaaaagctgATCAAAGAGATCCAGCTCACTACCGAGGAGACAAATGAGCTGAGAGATCGCCTGATCTACGTGACCGAGGGATCCATGAACAAGAG GCCCtaccacaggcaaaatcccctttATGAAAAACTGAAGTTAAAGGAGAAGGAGATCATGACATTTCTACACAACTTAGAGATGGAGAACATGGAGGCCCAAGAGAACAAGCAGGAGCTCAAGAAGGAGACACATTTCTATCG TAACCTGCACAGCCGGCTCCTGATGGAGGAGAATCTTATAAAGAAGAAGTCTATGACATTGCAGCAGGAGAGCAAGGAAGTACAGGCTGATTGGGCCATCATTCACCAACGTTTggtggaattgaacctgagtggTAAAGACGAACAGGAGGAGAACAGCAATCTTGAGACTCCAGAATATCAG GTCTCAGAAACTGCAAGAGAGCTGGGATTGGCCACAGCTGAAGAAGACAGCATCCTGCAGAATGAGTTGCCAGGCCAGGAGGCCCCTGCTGAGCaccatctccagcacccacaatcTTCCTCGGATGAATCTTCTTCCATATAA